In Equus przewalskii isolate Varuska chromosome 6, EquPr2, whole genome shotgun sequence, one DNA window encodes the following:
- the LOC103550143 gene encoding putative olfactory receptor 10D4, whose amino-acid sequence MKMRNHTPVTEFLLMGIPHTKGLENVLFVFFLAFYLLTLLGNLLILLAILTSSNLHTPMYFFLGNLSVFDIFFPSVSSPKMMLYLMGQSRTISYQGCASQIFYHFLGCTECFLYTVMAYDRFSAICHPLRYTVIMNHRVCTIMTLGTWMGSCLHASVLTFLIFKLPYCGPSEVDNFFCDIPMVLSLACADTSLAQTVSFTNVGVVSLICFLLILTSYTRIIISILKISSSEGRHRAFSTCSAHLTSILLFYGPVFLTYLQPASSSWLDSVVPVLNNIVTPSLNPLIYTLRNKDVKLALRKALMQGVHTCGA is encoded by the coding sequence ATGAAGATGAGGAATCACACTCCTGTAACTGAGTTCCTCCTCATGGGAATCCCTCACACAAAAGGGTTGGAAAATGtgctctttgtcttctttctggcCTTCTACTTGCTCACTCTTCTGGGGAACTTGCTCATTCTTCTCGCCATCCTCACTTCCTCCaacctccacacccccatgtacttcttcttGGGAAACTTGTCAGTGTTTGACATATTTTTCCCTTCAGTGAGTTCCCCCAAAATGATGCTCTACCTGATGGGGCAAAGCCGGACCATCTCTTACCAGGGCTGTGCATCCCAGATCTTTTACCACTTCCTGGGTTGCACGGAGTGTTTCCTGTACACCGTGATGGCCTACGACCGTTTTTCAGCCATCTGTCACCCCTTGCGATACACAGTCATCATGAACCACAGGGTGTGCACCATCATGACTCTAGGCACCTGGATGGGGAGCTGTCTGCATGCATCTGTCCTCACATTCCTCATCTTTAAGTTACCCTACTGTGGCCCCAGTGAGGTGGATAATTTCTTTTGTGATATCCCAATGGTGCTATCCCTGGCCTGTGCAGATACCTCTCTAGCTCAGACGGTGAGTTTCACCAATGTAGGTGTTGTGTCactcatctgttttcttcttatcCTCACTTCTTATACTCGCATCATTATCTCTATATTGAAAATCAGCTCCTCAGAAGGCAGGCACAGAGCCTTCTCAACCTGCAGTGCCCATCTGACTTCCATCCTGCTCTTCTATGGACCTGTGTTCCTCACGTATCTGCAACCTGCCTCCAGCTCTTGGCTGGATTCTGTGGTTCCGGTGTTGAATAATATTGTTACTCCTTCCCTAAATCCTTTGATATATACCTTGAGAAACAAGGATGTGAAGTTGGCTCTGAGAAAAGCACTGATGCAAGGAGTACATACTTGTGGGGCCTAA
- the LOC103550141 gene encoding putative olfactory receptor 10D4, producing the protein MRNHTMVTEFILLGIPETEGLETVLFSLFLLLYLCTLLGNVLILTVIILSSQLHTPMYFFLGNLSVFDLGFSSTTVPKMLLYLSGQSQGISLQGCVSQLFFYHFLGCTEGFLYTVMAYDRFVAICYPLRYMVIMKHKVCFILATGTWIGGCVHAITLTSLTCQLSYCGSNEVGYYFCDIPAILPLVCGDTSLAQRVGFTNVGLLSLICFFLILVSYARIGISISKIRSAEGRQRAFSTCSAHITAIFCAYGPVIIIYLQPNPSALLGATIQIFNNLVTPMLNPLGYSLRNKDVKSALRNAFPKRSLALENK; encoded by the coding sequence atgagaaatcacaCAATGGTGACTGAATTCATCCTGCTGGGAATCCCTGAGACAGAGGGCCTAGAGACGGtgcttttttccctgtttttattattgtatttgtgtACTCTCTTGGGAAATGTGCTCATCCTTACAGTTATCATCTTGTCCTCTCAGCTTCACACTCCTATGTATTTTTTCTTGGGAAATCTCTCCGTGTTTGACCTGGGTTTCTCTTCAACAACTGTTCCCAAGATGCTATTATACCTTTCAGGGCAGAGTCAAGGTATCTCTTTACAGGGCTGTGTGTCCCAGCTCTTCTTCTACCATTTCCTGGGCTGTACTGAGGGTTTTCTGTACACAGTCATGGCTTATGACCGCTTTGTTGCCATATGTTATCCTTTGAGATACATGGTCATAATGAAGCACAAGGTCTGCTTCATCTTGGCCACAGGGACCTGGATAGGTGGCTGTGTCCATGCCATTACCCTAACCTCCCTCACCTGCCAATTGTCCTACTGTGGCTCTAATGAGGTGGGCTATTACTTCTGTGACATACCTGCAATCTTACCTCTAGTCTGTGGTGATACATCTCTAGCTCAGAGGGTGGGTTTTACAAATGTTGGTCTTTTGTctctcatttgcttttttctcatcCTTGTTTCTTATGCTAGAATTGGGATCTCCATATCAAAAATTCGCTCAGCAGAGGGCAGGCAACGAGCATTCTCCACCTGCAGTGCACACATCACTGCAATTTTTTGTGCTTATGGGCCAGTGATCATCATCTATCTACAGCCCAATCCGAGTGCCTTGCTTGGTGCTACAATTCAGATATTCAATAATCTTGTAACCCCCATGTTGAACCCACTGGGCTATAGCCTGAGGAATAAGGATGTAAAATCAGCCCTGAGGAATGCATTTCCCAAGAGATCCTTGGCTCtggagaataaatga